Proteins from a genomic interval of Streptomyces fodineus:
- the sucD gene encoding succinate--CoA ligase subunit alpha produces MAIWLNKDSKVIVQGMTGATGMKHTKLMLGDGTNVVGGVNPRKAGTTVEFDGTEVPVFGTVEEAVKATGANVSVIFVPEKFTKDAVVEAIDAEIPLAVVITEGIAVHDTASFWAYAGKKGNKTRIIGPNCPGIITPGQSNVGIIPGDITKPGRIGLVSKSGTLTYQMMYELRDIGFSTAVGIGGDPIIGSTHIDALAAFQDDPETELIVMIGEIGGDAEERAAAFIKENVTKPVVGYVAGFTAPEGKTMGHAGAIVSGSSGTAQAKKEALEAAGVKVGKTPTETAKLAREILGG; encoded by the coding sequence ATGGCTATCTGGCTCAACAAGGACAGCAAGGTCATCGTCCAGGGCATGACCGGCGCCACCGGCATGAAGCACACCAAGCTCATGCTCGGCGACGGCACCAACGTCGTGGGCGGCGTGAACCCGCGCAAGGCGGGCACCACCGTGGAGTTCGACGGCACCGAGGTACCGGTCTTCGGCACCGTCGAGGAGGCCGTCAAGGCCACCGGCGCCAACGTCTCCGTCATCTTCGTGCCGGAGAAGTTCACCAAGGACGCGGTCGTCGAGGCCATCGACGCCGAGATCCCGCTTGCCGTCGTCATCACCGAGGGCATCGCCGTGCACGACACGGCGTCCTTCTGGGCGTACGCCGGCAAGAAGGGCAACAAGACCCGCATCATCGGCCCGAACTGCCCCGGCATCATCACCCCGGGTCAGTCGAACGTCGGCATCATCCCGGGCGACATCACCAAGCCGGGCCGCATCGGCCTGGTGTCGAAGTCCGGCACGCTGACGTACCAGATGATGTACGAGCTGCGTGACATCGGCTTCTCGACGGCCGTCGGCATCGGTGGCGACCCGATCATCGGTTCCACCCACATCGACGCCCTGGCCGCGTTCCAGGACGACCCGGAGACCGAGCTCATCGTGATGATCGGTGAGATCGGTGGCGACGCCGAGGAGCGTGCGGCCGCGTTCATCAAGGAGAACGTGACCAAGCCGGTCGTCGGTTACGTCGCGGGCTTCACCGCGCCCGAGGGCAAGACCATGGGCCACGCCGGCGCCATCGTCTCCGGCTCCTCCGGCACGGCGCAGGCCAAGAAGGAGGCCCTGGAGGCCGCGGGCGTCAAGGTCGGCAAGACCCCGACCGAGACGGCGAAGCTGGCCCGCGAGATTCTGGGCGGCTGA
- the sucC gene encoding ADP-forming succinate--CoA ligase subunit beta: MDLFEYQARDLFAKHDVPVLAGEVIDTPEAAREITERLGGKSVVKAQVKVGGRGKAGGVKLAASADEAVARATDILGMDIKGHTVHKVMIAETAPEIVEEYYVSFLLDRANRTFLSIASVEGGMEIEEVAATRPEAVAKTPIDPIDGVDEAKAREIVAAAKFPAEVADKVANVLVKLWDTFIKSDALLVEVNPLAKVASGDVIALDGKVSLDENAEFRHPEYEELHDKDAANPLEAAAKEKNLNYVKLDGEVGIIGNGAGLVMSTLDVVAYAGEKHGGVKPANFLDIGGGASAQVMANGLEIILGDPDVKSVFVNVFGGITACDEVANGIVQALKLLEDRGENVSKPLVVRLDGNNAELGRQILTDANHPLVQRVDTMDGAADKAAELAAAK; this comes from the coding sequence GTGGACCTGTTCGAGTACCAGGCGAGGGACCTCTTCGCCAAGCACGATGTACCGGTGCTGGCCGGTGAAGTCATCGACACGCCTGAGGCGGCGCGCGAGATCACCGAGCGTCTGGGCGGCAAGTCCGTCGTCAAGGCGCAGGTGAAGGTCGGTGGTCGCGGCAAGGCCGGTGGCGTGAAGCTGGCCGCCTCCGCGGACGAGGCCGTCGCCCGCGCGACGGACATCCTCGGCATGGACATCAAGGGCCACACGGTCCACAAGGTCATGATCGCCGAGACCGCTCCGGAGATCGTCGAGGAGTACTACGTCTCCTTCCTCCTCGACCGTGCCAACCGCACCTTCCTCTCCATCGCCTCCGTCGAGGGCGGCATGGAGATCGAGGAGGTGGCGGCCACCCGTCCGGAGGCCGTCGCCAAGACGCCGATCGACCCGATCGACGGTGTGGACGAGGCCAAGGCCCGCGAGATCGTCGCGGCCGCCAAGTTCCCGGCCGAGGTCGCGGACAAGGTGGCGAACGTCCTCGTCAAGCTGTGGGACACCTTCATCAAGTCGGACGCCCTCCTCGTCGAGGTCAACCCGCTCGCGAAGGTCGCCTCCGGTGACGTGATCGCCCTCGACGGCAAGGTGTCGCTCGACGAGAACGCCGAGTTCCGCCACCCCGAGTACGAGGAGCTCCACGACAAGGACGCGGCCAACCCGCTCGAGGCCGCCGCCAAGGAGAAGAACCTCAACTACGTCAAGCTCGACGGTGAGGTCGGCATCATCGGCAACGGCGCCGGTCTCGTCATGAGCACCCTGGACGTCGTCGCGTACGCCGGTGAGAAGCACGGTGGCGTCAAGCCCGCCAACTTCCTGGACATCGGCGGTGGCGCCTCCGCCCAGGTCATGGCGAACGGCCTGGAGATCATCCTGGGCGACCCGGACGTCAAGTCCGTCTTCGTGAACGTCTTCGGTGGCATCACCGCCTGCGACGAGGTCGCCAACGGCATCGTGCAGGCCCTGAAGCTCCTGGAGGACCGCGGCGAGAACGTCTCCAAGCCGCTGGTCGTCCGCCTCGACGGCAACAACGCCGAGCTGGGCCGACAGATCCTCACCGACGCCAACCACCCGCTGGTGCAGCGCGTCGACACCATGGACGGCGCGGCCGACAAGGCCGCCGAGCTGGCCGCCGCCAAGTAA